The proteins below come from a single Streptomyces sp. B3I8 genomic window:
- a CDS encoding DUF692 domain-containing protein, translated as MERLGTGIGWRPEIAEAVEAMPGIDWVEAVAENLCPGHLPESLRRLRERGVTVVPHGVSLGLGGADRPDGARLTALAECAGALGSPLVTEHIAFVRAGGPGTGSPLLEAGHLLPVPRTRDALDVLCANVRIAQAALPVPLAVENIAALLAWPGEEMTEGQFLYDLVDRTGVRLLIDVANLHTNHVNRGEDPARALDELPVEAIAYVHVAGGYERDGVWHDSHAHPVPPRVLGILTDLAERVRPPGVLLERDENFPSPAELAGELRAIGEAVEKGAGSDARRGAGATAVTVPTADRPGSGSGPAPGPHPGPHSGSGPAVASDAARERVGAAQTGLLAALVAGAAVPDGFDAVRVGVQARALVAKRAAVVAKVAPELPEILGAEYRTAFLAYAEARAMSGGYRRDALDFAEYVLSGDRPDGARARRRLRRWWLDRAGPTPPSSRLTRATRRLLPRP; from the coding sequence ATGGAGCGTCTGGGTACGGGGATCGGCTGGCGGCCGGAGATCGCTGAGGCCGTGGAGGCGATGCCGGGCATCGACTGGGTCGAGGCCGTGGCGGAGAACCTCTGTCCCGGGCATCTCCCCGAGTCGCTGCGGCGGCTGCGCGAGCGCGGGGTGACCGTCGTCCCGCACGGTGTCTCCCTCGGCCTCGGCGGCGCCGACCGCCCCGACGGGGCACGGCTGACCGCCCTCGCCGAGTGCGCCGGGGCGCTGGGCTCGCCGCTGGTCACCGAGCACATCGCGTTCGTCCGGGCGGGCGGCCCCGGCACCGGCTCCCCTCTGCTGGAGGCGGGCCACCTGCTGCCCGTGCCGCGCACCCGGGACGCCCTGGACGTGCTGTGCGCGAACGTACGGATCGCCCAGGCCGCCCTTCCGGTGCCGCTCGCGGTGGAGAACATCGCGGCGCTGCTCGCCTGGCCCGGCGAGGAGATGACCGAGGGCCAGTTCCTGTACGACCTCGTCGACCGTACGGGGGTGCGGCTGCTGATCGACGTGGCCAACCTGCACACCAACCATGTCAACCGGGGCGAGGACCCGGCCCGGGCGCTCGACGAACTGCCCGTCGAGGCGATCGCGTACGTGCACGTCGCGGGCGGGTACGAGCGGGACGGGGTCTGGCACGACAGCCACGCCCACCCGGTGCCGCCCCGGGTCCTCGGCATCCTCACGGACCTGGCGGAACGGGTACGGCCGCCGGGGGTGCTCCTGGAGCGGGACGAGAACTTCCCGTCGCCCGCGGAGCTGGCGGGGGAACTGCGGGCGATCGGTGAGGCGGTGGAGAAGGGGGCGGGGAGCGACGCGAGGAGGGGCGCGGGGGCGACGGCAGTCACCGTGCCCACGGCTGACCGCCCCGGCAGCGGTTCCGGCCCCGCGCCCGGCCCCCACCCCGGCCCCCACTCCGGCAGCGGTCCCGCCGTCGCGTCCGATGCCGCGCGGGAGCGGGTCGGGGCGGCGCAGACGGGGCTGCTGGCGGCGCTCGTCGCGGGGGCGGCGGTGCCGGACGGCTTCGACGCGGTCCGGGTCGGCGTCCAGGCGCGGGCGCTGGTGGCGAAGCGGGCGGCCGTGGTGGCGAAGGTGGCCCCGGAGCTGCCGGAGATCCTGGGCGCGGAGTACCGGACCGCGTTCCTGGCGTACGCGGAGGCACGGGCGATGAGTGGGGGATACCGGCGGGACGCGCTGGACTTCGCGGAGTACGTGCTGAGCGGTGACCGCCCGGACGGCGCACGGGCCCGGCGCCGGCTGCGCCGGTGGTGGCTGGACCGCGCGGGCCCCACGCCACCGTCGTCCCGGCTCACCCGGGCGACCCGCCGCCTCCTCCCCCGCCCCTGA
- a CDS encoding polysaccharide deacetylase family protein, with amino-acid sequence MIPRRLRHLAPALCLLPATALAACGTVTGAHPGSRPSATAPSTATPSVRPSAPGTPRPPTLAPGPGGLAPVFSHGPRDAAHKTVALTFDADMTADEGPRAAAGERFDNPALLDTLRTLKVPATVFMTGRWAEEYPDEARAIGRDPLFEIANHSYSHYSFTGDCYGLPTLDGDTDRMRTDVERAFTAIRAAGVPRPMPYFRFPGGCHDRRSLRAVSALGVTAVQWDVVGGDAFATDAGAVARQVLDGVRPGSVVVLHCTRSAAPVTERAVRQVVPELRERGYRFVRVSELIGASAGRH; translated from the coding sequence GTGATCCCTCGTCGCCTGCGGCACCTCGCCCCCGCCCTCTGTCTCCTGCCCGCCACCGCCCTCGCCGCCTGCGGCACCGTCACCGGCGCGCACCCCGGGTCCCGGCCCTCCGCCACCGCCCCGTCCACCGCCACCCCGTCCGTCCGCCCCTCGGCGCCCGGCACCCCCCGGCCGCCCACCCTGGCGCCCGGACCGGGCGGCCTCGCCCCCGTCTTCTCGCACGGCCCGCGCGACGCCGCGCACAAGACCGTCGCCCTCACCTTCGACGCCGACATGACCGCCGACGAGGGGCCCCGCGCCGCCGCCGGGGAGCGCTTCGACAATCCGGCGCTGCTCGACACCCTGCGCACGCTGAAGGTCCCGGCGACCGTGTTCATGACGGGCCGGTGGGCGGAGGAGTACCCGGACGAGGCGAGGGCCATCGGCCGGGACCCGCTCTTCGAGATCGCCAACCACTCCTACAGCCACTACTCCTTCACCGGCGACTGCTACGGGCTGCCGACGCTGGACGGCGACACGGACCGCATGCGCACCGACGTCGAGCGGGCGTTCACCGCGATCCGCGCGGCGGGCGTGCCCCGTCCGATGCCGTACTTCCGTTTCCCCGGCGGCTGCCACGACCGGCGGTCGTTGCGGGCGGTCAGCGCGCTCGGTGTCACGGCGGTGCAGTGGGACGTGGTCGGCGGGGACGCCTTCGCCACGGACGCGGGCGCCGTGGCGCGCCAGGTGCTCGACGGTGTACGCCCCGGTTCCGTGGTCGTCCTGCACTGCACCCGCAGCGCGGCCCCGGTCACCGAGCGGGCGGTACGGCAGGTCGTACCGGAACTGCGCGAGCGCGGCTACCGGTTCGTCCGGGTCTCCGAGCTCATCGGTGCCTCGGCGGGGCGCCACTGA
- a CDS encoding DUF4142 domain-containing protein: protein MRHPASGAARGRNGSTPLRRRHVTSTTLIIAGLAATLAALVFPVWTYTDRPATDADTLSTQTFSTRYGPLSPLDQDFLTKVRLAGLWELPAGEQAEHKGTTPAVRTAGEHLVEGHTLLDARVRDVARHLGFVLPDAPTAQQRQWLDTLDASRGQAYDRDFATLLRQAHGTVFPLIAQVRVTTRNVLVRELAEDAGTTVLDHIKVLEATGYVDFDALARDATAAGPPPGNVVPLPPATSTPPAPSAS, encoded by the coding sequence ATGCGCCACCCCGCCTCCGGAGCAGCCCGCGGACGGAACGGCTCCACGCCCCTCCGCCGCCGGCACGTCACCAGCACCACCCTCATCATCGCCGGGCTCGCCGCCACCCTCGCCGCCCTGGTCTTCCCCGTCTGGACCTACACCGACCGCCCCGCCACCGACGCCGACACTCTCAGCACCCAGACCTTCTCCACCCGGTACGGGCCCCTCTCCCCCCTCGACCAGGATTTCCTCACCAAGGTGCGGCTGGCCGGGCTCTGGGAGCTGCCCGCCGGCGAGCAGGCCGAACACAAGGGCACCACCCCGGCCGTCCGCACCGCCGGTGAGCACCTCGTCGAGGGGCACACCCTGCTCGACGCCCGCGTCCGCGACGTCGCCCGCCACCTCGGTTTCGTCCTGCCCGACGCACCCACCGCCCAGCAACGCCAGTGGCTCGACACCCTCGACGCGTCCCGTGGGCAGGCGTACGACCGTGACTTCGCCACGCTGCTGCGCCAGGCGCACGGCACGGTCTTCCCGCTGATCGCCCAGGTCCGCGTGACCACCCGCAACGTCCTGGTGCGGGAACTCGCCGAGGACGCCGGCACCACCGTCCTGGACCACATCAAGGTGCTGGAGGCCACGGGTTACGTCGACTTCGACGCCCTGGCCCGCGACGCGACGGCCGCGGGCCCTCCGCCGGGGAACGTGGTGCCCCTCCCGCCCGCCACGAGCACCCCGCCCGCCCCGTCCGCATCGTGA
- a CDS encoding peptidyl-tRNA hydrolase produces the protein MTTDPAPTSPPPSPAATPPPYAREQDSPFRTEPNARDSARQFVLPLVVRIERDAPPARTDALETAARAVLVMLSDERSHGDGPWAGAVRDWQDARIRKVVRRARGAEWRRAEALDGITVTGGSAQVRVFPPVPLDGWPKDLARLQVSGTDLDDPEPPPAAGTGVPVLWLNPELAMSAGKAMAQAGHGAQLAWWELSDARRADWRAAGFPLAVRTAPTARWTELTASGLPLVRDAGFTEIAPGSATVVSEHPALRRG, from the coding sequence GTGACGACCGACCCGGCCCCGACCAGCCCTCCGCCCTCCCCCGCCGCGACGCCACCGCCGTACGCCCGGGAGCAGGACAGTCCCTTCCGCACCGAACCGAACGCCCGCGACAGCGCACGGCAGTTCGTGCTGCCGCTCGTGGTCCGGATCGAGCGGGACGCCCCGCCGGCCCGCACCGACGCGCTGGAGACGGCGGCCCGCGCGGTCCTGGTGATGCTGAGCGACGAGCGGTCGCACGGCGACGGCCCCTGGGCCGGGGCGGTGCGGGACTGGCAGGACGCCCGCATCCGCAAGGTGGTGCGAAGGGCGCGCGGCGCGGAGTGGCGGCGGGCCGAGGCGCTGGACGGCATCACGGTCACCGGCGGCTCCGCACAGGTGCGGGTCTTCCCGCCGGTGCCGCTGGACGGCTGGCCCAAGGACCTGGCCCGGCTGCAGGTCTCCGGCACCGACCTCGACGACCCGGAGCCGCCGCCCGCCGCCGGGACCGGCGTACCGGTGCTGTGGCTCAACCCGGAGCTGGCGATGTCGGCGGGCAAGGCGATGGCCCAGGCCGGCCACGGGGCGCAACTGGCCTGGTGGGAGCTGTCCGACGCGCGGCGCGCCGACTGGCGGGCGGCCGGGTTCCCGCTGGCCGTGCGCACGGCGCCGACGGCGCGGTGGACGGAACTGACCGCGTCCGGGCTGCCGTTGGTCCGGGACGCGGGGTTCACGGAGATCGCGCCCGGCTCGGCCACGGTGGTCTCGGAACACCCGGCGCTGCGGCGGGGCTGA